The segment TCTACAAAAAGATATTGAGCATGTGCTCGTATGGTGTTAACTAACGTCCCAAATTACTCTCAAGATAAGTCGGTGTGATATATGCTTATTTAATCTTATTCTTATCCGTGATTAATGTGGTTTTTGGATTCGTTGTGTATTTCTATCGCTCATAAAACAGTTTTAGAGATTAGTCACTAAATGGTGACCTTATTTCCATGTAATTATTTTTAAAGGAaactaaaaatattttatatgtttaaaagatttgtatttcaaaaataataatatatcatattttttttataaaaataaatataattgtaTAAGTTATTATTCTAAACACaaacataaatattatatattataaaagttttaactattttaacataGTTAATTATTAGTTAACATATGTCTCTTTAATTTTGCTTTGAAATGTTTAagtattaattaagaaatatatttaaaatttgataaaactaaataactttttaaaatttaaatatcaaaccaatataaaatttattaaacttaaagataaaaatatatttaggttTTGGTTTTATAATATAAGTATAGTAAAATTTATATTGGTTTGATAtaaacttttaatatttaaaatttaaaaaactatttagttttatcaaattttgaatatatatttatattttatatgtttataatcttaagtgtttttttttcttttgcaaaTTATTTTTAAGCTTAAGGGTTTTTTTTGTAAATAGTATTTTATGGCAACCTAGGAACCTGTAATAAAAGAGAAAACTGACAAAAAAAAGTGATAAGTTTGCTGCATAAACAAACCAAAAATATGTCAAAAAGTAAAACCGTCATTTTCGACCAATCTAAAGACTTTTTATGACATTATCCCCACTAACATTCTTATAATATGCCAAAATGAATATTTTATTTCAAAGTATCTATGTACGTATTTGACATATAGATCTTCACAACAATATTAGGTATTGAACAATGACATCATATATTGGATGCAGAATTCAGTGGATATTTAGTTAAATAACTATTAAGATAAGATAAAGGATACTCTTTTTCTAATGTAAAATACTAAAACTAACTAATAAATGTTTTTTTCTAATAAACATTTAATTGGTCAGCTACCCAAATATATTTCCctattcaaaaagaaaaaaaatacattctGACGTGTGTGACGTCGGGTTATCAGAACTGATACATGAACTTTCACTTCATTAGTCATTCATGATTCAATATATTGCGAAGATAGTTGATCAAACTATTGGTTCATTTGACTGAATGTTTGAACAATACAAACAATATGAAGAGATTtttggttttttatttataacagaaaggttgatgtcaatgaatatAGTTAGTGGAAGGAAAGTagcaaaaatttaaaaaaaatggttgCGATATAGTCATATCCCAGACATCAATGTTGACGATTTAttcaacaaaaataaattgttataaaaaattTAGTAGTTGAATATAACACAGTTAACAGAATACTAAGTTTCCTAAACCTGATAAACATCTATCTATTTTTTTTGTCTAACATACAAAATATTATTGATTGTTCTCATTACAGTTGcatcaacaatttttttttcagaacTAAAGCTTTTAAAATGAATTTATGCTCGACCAAGTCTTAAGAGAAATTAAACACTTTGACTTTAATTTCACATGAAAACAAACTTCTTGATAATATTAATTATGAAAATGTAATAAATGAATTTGTATATGAAAATGTTAGAAGATTAATGCTTAGAAAATAATAattcattgatttttttttttgaaaagttgtttgTGACAATTGTAATTTATAATTAATGACTGAATGCATGATATTGTGGTAGTGAATTTACAAGATATTATCTTAGcaactttaagttttaaatttaacaataacaaattaacttaataattttttaaaaaaataaaaattatggggCCTCACTTTGATATTCACACAAGGCCTCACAAATGTAGCTTCTCGTCTTATGAGTTCTATGTTCATAACCAACGCCATTAAGTTCACCGATATATTTCACATTATATCTATTGATTTTTAGCCCATTTATGTTAAGGACAGAAAGCGTTTTAGAAGGACATGCAAccagtgttttaaaaaccggttcgaatcggccggttgaaccggtcgaacCGGGAACCGGAGGTGAGGACGGTTCGATTTGGACCGGTTTGATAATGATTTTCTGACCGGATTGAACCGACCGGTTTTGGAAAAAACCGGTTCAACCGGCTGAATTGAATCGGAATGGACCAGGTTGAACCGGTCATTCTTgaatttttgtgtttgttttgggCTTCTTTGATTGATTTTGACTTCTATAATGATTGTTTTTATATGTTGCATTCTATTTACGTTTGTAAAACTAAAAAgatgacaaattttgtaatcaATATATGTAGgataattaaaaacatataaaaatatagaaCCGGTTTAACCATCCGGTTGAACCAGTTAAACTGGTTGAACCGAAAAACATCATCCGACCGATTCAATTAAAAAactagtttttaaaacattggatcCAACATAAATCAAAAAAGGATTGGAACATCAGAAACCTGGGGAGGGGGTGGTGGGGGGACCGGGGAACAACATTAATTGGTATGACTTCAATTGTTTtgctttcatttatttcaatagaaaaagctttttttttttttttttttttttaccttttagtAATAAGTTGTTACCGAGTCCTTTTAGTAGATAAATTTTAAAGTATTGTGTTTTGGTAAATATGCTTTATAATCATTTGATATGGTAAAAAAAAGTCTTTTATGGATAGGAAATCACAATATCATCACAAAGACAACGCAAGAGCCAATATTTTCCTTCACAAACATAAAGATAATGCCATAAAAAAAACCTTAAATTTAATCGAAAATGTTGGTCTTACTTAGCAACAGATTTTTGGTTCGTTTATGCTGCAAACTTGCTATTTATTTTAGTCAGTTTTGAGGGTTTTTTTGTACATATAATAACAAGTTTCCAGGTTAGCATGGAATGTTATTTGTCAAAAACCTTAAGTTTACAAATACTTCGCAAGAAACCCTTAAAATTATAAATCTTAATAATGATATGAAATATGTCATTAAGGATTCTCAAAGTGACATACCTTTATATAAAAACCAAATAGAATAAAATCATTCTTAGTAAAGTTAATATATTTCGAAAGGGAACTGCCCTAGACTGTTTTCCTACCAAAACAAACTTGTTTATATGTGTTATTAACATTCCCTGTTACTTATATCCGGTTTTTAACAACTCTACAAATATATATTCGACATGTGCTCATAAAGTGTTAACTAACATCCCAAATTACTCTCAAGATAAGTcggtgtgatatatatatattcttatttaattttattcttatCTATGATTTATGTGGTTTTTTGGATTCGTTGTATATTTCTATGGTTCCTAAAGCAGTTTTAGAGATTAGTCACTAAATGGTGGCCTTATTTCCATGTAAATATTTTTAAAGGaaactaaatttttttatatgtttaaaagatttgtatttcaaaaataataatatatcatatttttttatgaaaataaatataactGTATAAATTATTATTCTGAAACAcaaattttaaatgtataaaaagtTTAACTATTTTAACATAGTTAATTATTAGTTAACAGATGTCtctttaattttgttttgaaaagtttaagtattaattatgatatatatttaaaatttgataaaactaaataactttttaaaatttaaatatcaaAAGTTTATATCAAACCAATATAAAATTTATCATACTTaaagataaaaatatatttaggttTTGGTTTTATGACATAAGTAAAGTAATATTTATTTTGGTTTGATAtaaacttttaatatttaaattttaaaaactatTTAGATTTATTAAACtttgaatatatttttatattttatatgtttataatcttaatggtttttttttgtttttttttttttttattgcaaaTTATTTGTAAGCTTAAAGGTTTTTTTCGCAAATAATATTTTGTGGTACCCTGAGAACCTGTAATAAAAAGGCAAACCGACAAAAAAAAGTGTGAAGTTTGTTGCATAAACAaaccaaaaatatataaaaaattaaaaccgaCAATTTCGATCATACTAAATACTTTTTGTGATATTATCCCCACAAACATACACATAATATGCCAAAATTTGAatattttatttcaaaatatCTATGTCCgtattttgcatatagatcttCACAATGATATTGGATATTGGACAATAATATGGATATTGGACAGAGAATTCAAtgaatattttgttaaatgactATTAAGAAGAGGTAAATGATACTCATTTTTAATGTAAATTaacatattaaaaaataaatgtttttttttgtaagcATTTAATTGGTACAGCTAGCCTGGTTCCTTTTTAACATTTGGctgtagtaataataataataataataataataataataataataataataataataataaaatgctCGGCTACAACTGCAAGGGAAGTTTGGATGTTGGAGATGAGAAAGAAAGTGCAAAAGAAGTAAAGAACCAGCCATTCAGCCAAAGGTGCCAATCATGCAAATGGCGATTATTATTATAGATATTTAAAATTGACAACCATGCAATTTCCGATTATTTAATAGCTAAATATGAAATTGCGCAAATGCGATTACATTCCTATTCAGTCGTCAAGAGGAACTAACTCGACCTTGATCTCACCAACGGTAACTTCCTCGCACCCTGCCTTTGGCACCAATGTGACCAAAATAAGCTCATCGTCCTCagcctgaatgtcctccaaaagCTCAGTTAACCCGAACCTTGCACCACTCGTCATTAACATGTCGTCACCAGGGCCATGTGGCAACTGTGCGAAACTACCTGCAAACTCACTCTCTTCTGCAGAGCTTGCCCTGACATCATCCTGATCATTCACAAACACATCAAACTTGACAAACTTTCCACCATTATACTTGACGTCTTTAATCAACAACAGCTCAACTGCTTTCTCCTTCTCCTCTTGGCTTCGGTTGGTAGCTGGCCTCTTCACCAGGACCTTGGTGATTTTGTCTAGCTTCAATGGGAACTTCGTGTCCTCCACTTGTTTTACAGTTCCCACCGATTTCAAGGCGATCTTTGATTTCAAAGTACGTGGAGTGGGTCGATTATTGAGCCATGGGAGTGGGGAAAATTCGTAAGCGTATCTTAGCTTATCATTACGGACACAGTCTTTGTTGTAGACACGAACAAGTTCTTCGTTTTCATCATAAAACACGTACGATGCATTAAGCCAGTCCTCATCTTTAGGTTCTTTGTTTCTTTTGTCCAAACCCTTCCATTCCACCCACATACGGTCGACATTAGCATGATGGACATAGAACAAAGGGTCGTACCCAGCTGAGTAGAAATTCCCCATGTCCTCGTTGTTAAATGTTCTTGAGTCACCCACCCATCTATGGATAGCGGTGTGACAACCAGCTTCGATTGACCCAACACACCGGTCACCATTCGGTATGGGATCACTCCCAGCGACATACTTGCCACCAAAGAAGCTTCGTGTGTCATGGGCGTTACGGATCATCTGACTATTCATTTGAGTAAGATTGATGTTTATCTGTTTAGCAGAAGGAGCGCCACTATCTTCACCTTGGTAGTCGAGCTCGACAATTGTTGGCGCGAAATGGCTGGTGTTGCGGAAAGCGTCAAAGGCAGGGTTTTCTAACTTTTCTTTTCTGTTGTTTCCTTCTTCGAAGAATGCCGGAAGAGTCATCCCGGCAGGATTGTCCCAGTTCCAGTAAGGTATAGCGAAAGTGGGATCGTTAATTAACTTCCCGAGGATTCTCTCGTAGAAATACAAGTACCAACGATGGAAAGGAAAGAAGAGCCATGAGTTGTGAATCTGAATAATCTTATCAGAGTCACCAGTCGCGATTTGAGTGTATCCGCCGTTACAGTAAGCGCAATGAATTTTAGCTTGTGAAACGAAGCTATGTGGGTGGTCGTCTGGTAGAGCTCTCATGGCTTTGAGTGCTGCTTTGTACTTGGTAATGTAGTCTTCGGGGGCTTTATGTGCCGCTCTTCTAATCCGAAGACTTTTGTCATTAGGGAACACAAAATCTTTAACCTTTTTTGACAAATTAGGTGGACAACATGCATTGGTTCTTATGGCGTTCTTTAGGTCTAAACCATCGGTTGAGGCACGGCATGAGGAGATGTCAGGGGCTGTGATTGGTCTGCCAAACGCTGTCGGAATGGAGGTGAAGTTGACGGTGGTACAAAGGCCGCCGAGGCCAAGGAGCAAGTTCCTCCGGTCCACATTAAGTGTGTCGAGAGATGTTTTggggagaataagtttttgggtttctgggactacgAGTAACTTCTCATTGTCTTCTGGTGCGACATTGCATGAGACTTTTAAACGGTGGGTTTGTTTCGGGTAACTGTTGGAGCGGCGATTGGAGGGGGAATTTGGTAGTGTTCTGGTGGTGATGGAAGTGAAGGTTGCAAGAGATTGGAAAGAAGACATTGTTTTTGGCTTGGGTGCTTTACTCACTTCATCGAGCTATCTATTTATAGACATGCTTCGTCTACCTACCATCAATAATCTCCACGTGTTTATATAATTTTTAGTAATTAGTAATGTATATTGTTTGTGTTTGTTGAAATACCTCGTttctattaatttaaaaataacttCTTTTATTTTCTACACAAATCTATGGATTTTTTTTGGGGTATATATGCTTCTTATTTATGAATACTTAGTAGGCCAATGCATATGGGTTGTTTcataaatttatgttttgttaaaTATAATAATGACATTATTTTCGTATTATTTTCGTATTTTCGTATAATAagttaatataatatattttattattttgaattataagataatatatatacatctattaaaattatataatttcaaTCATTTGAATGACCTCTATCGTAGGTTACtcattaatgaaaataaaaaataatatatgatttaacgttatttatagttattgttattgttaattattattttttaaatttatttccttaatgttttaatttctatcattataattatttaaaacatgaaacattcttttttgttttgaaaacaacaatataatcatttatatagagttatttttaactattggtattctaagttattttaaactgttatttgaaaattattaatgattataaaaatatatttagcaaatattttagttaaactgaaattacaatttagtctttgcatttagcactataatttatcactttaaactgttcaaaaaatatttttttcggtTTTTAAGTAGAACGGAAATTCATATTTAAGTTGAAAATCTAATTTTAtacttaaattaacaatttaagtattttatccaaactgttcaaaaactGTAGCTTTAAaccgataatggtttacatataacaatatattaaatttaatatgttaaaagttaaagacataaatttataagtagaaaaaaaatattattttaatattgaaatttagtttatttatgattacactttagatttgacatttatttaaccttattaaccaacttataatcatttttagacactataatttatcatttttaactattcacaaaatattctttaagatgtttaagttgaactaaaatttgtatttaagttgatcctgaaATGTtacatttaaattaacaatttaagtattttatcaaaCCTATTCGAAAGTTGTAACTTTTAAAATGATTATAACGACGTAAATTCtcaaacaaattttttattttcaaaacacattaaaTTCTCATTTCGAAATTTCAAACACACAAGTATCTAAAATGTCAATCATTTCACATTGTAAATCACAATCCCAGAACCATAGAAACATCTCCcgccagtgtgtacaatcatgccggtgccttacgcgatcctcggaactacctgaaacttataacacat is part of the Lactuca sativa cultivar Salinas chromosome 7, Lsat_Salinas_v11, whole genome shotgun sequence genome and harbors:
- the LOC111914289 gene encoding polyphenol oxidase I, chloroplastic — translated: MSSFQSLATFTSITTRTLPNSPSNRRSNSYPKQTHRLKVSCNVAPEDNEKLLVVPETQKLILPKTSLDTLNVDRRNLLLGLGGLCTTVNFTSIPTAFGRPITAPDISSCRASTDGLDLKNAIRTNACCPPNLSKKVKDFVFPNDKSLRIRRAAHKAPEDYITKYKAALKAMRALPDDHPHSFVSQAKIHCAYCNGGYTQIATGDSDKIIQIHNSWLFFPFHRWYLYFYERILGKLINDPTFAIPYWNWDNPAGMTLPAFFEEGNNRKEKLENPAFDAFRNTSHFAPTIVELDYQGEDSGAPSAKQININLTQMNSQMIRNAHDTRSFFGGKYVAGSDPIPNGDRCVGSIEAGCHTAIHRWVGDSRTFNNEDMGNFYSAGYDPLFYVHHANVDRMWVEWKGLDKRNKEPKDEDWLNASYVFYDENEELVRVYNKDCVRNDKLRYAYEFSPLPWLNNRPTPRTLKSKIALKSVGTVKQVEDTKFPLKLDKITKVLVKRPATNRSQEEKEKAVELLLIKDVKYNGGKFVKFDVFVNDQDDVRASSAEESEFAGSFAQLPHGPGDDMLMTSGARFGLTELLEDIQAEDDELILVTLVPKAGCEEVTVGEIKVELVPLDD